Below is a window of Salvelinus fontinalis isolate EN_2023a chromosome 14, ASM2944872v1, whole genome shotgun sequence DNA.
GCTGAAAGGTCACACGGGCCACCCCTCCAGCGTTCCAAGCTTCGCACTCATACAGCCCGGCGTGAGCCACTGTCACGTTGCTAAGGAACAGCATCCCACTGCCCGTGTCTGGATCGAAGCGCTCCCCATCCTCCTTCTGGAGTCTCACCCGTCCTGCAGCTGGATGTATTGCATCCTCAGCCCCCACAGTCCCTACACCGCCCAGGTCCTGCACCAGCCCCCGGGGGGAGAGCTGCACCTTACCCTGGGAAGCCTTCTTCCAGGTGACCTGCGGCCGGGGGTAACCAGATGCATGGCAGGAGACGCGCAGGCTCTCCCCCAGGCGCACGGCCAGGCGGCGGGGTTCCAGCTGCACCAGAGGGGGGATGCACACCAGGCTGTTAAGAGGCACCTGCACCAGGCTGAGGTGGGAGAGGCGGGGTGGCTCAGAACAGACAAGGCGCCGCTCGGCCGAGCTCAGCAGGCGCTGGCCCTCCTCATCGATCCAGCTGCGTAGCCAGTGCAGGGCACAGTCGCAACGCCACGGATTGTCTACAGTAGGAAATTATAATTTGAGGGGGTAGGTGTGGCAAAGTCAACAAAGGGTAATGGAAAGGATGCAACACAACATTGAGACAATTAAGACAAAACATTTGAAAGAGGTAATTCTATTTGAAGAACAAGGTCAATATATTTACTGTAGGCTTCTTTTTTGGTCCCACAGCCCTAGCCCAAATCCTGTCCTTTGGCCCTCACCTGTGACACGCAGCACCTGCAGGCTGACGAGGGGCCGCAGGGTGGCAGGGCCGATGGTGTGCAGGTTATTCCGGCTGAGGTCAAGCAGGGCCAGAGAGGACAGACCAACTAGAGCTTGGTCTCCCAGCATCTCAATGCTATTCTGCTGCAGGTGAAGCTCTTGAAGACGCTATGGAAGCAGGGATTGTAATCATTATTAGTAATGAATATAATGTAGAGGAAGTGGTTTAAGTTGAAGTGTTGATTGTTGTGGTGGAACTCTAGATAATTACCAGGACAAACTGTTTACAAGGGAGGAGGGGAACACTAGCATTGGTTTGACAAAACATTAACTGAGTTACTGATAATATGGGGACTGACCTGTAGGCCTCTGAAGGTATAGTCCTGTAGGCGAGTGATGTCATTTCCTGCCAGGTAGAGGATGCGGAGGTGATCCAGGCCCCTGAACATGTCTGCTGTGACCAGGTGGATGCGGTTCCCGTTGAGGGCCAGCTCCAGAAGCTGACCCTGGCTCTGGAAGGCCCCGGGCTCCAGTGCTGAGATACTGTTGTTCTGCAGATACAGGTAGTGCAGACGGCCCAGCTGGGAGAGGTCTGACAGACGGATCTGCCCGATAGCATTGTCCTGAAGGAAGATGGTCTAAATGGAATAGATGAGCATAAGTAACAATGGGCATAACTCCTTATGTAAACTCTAAGAAGAGTAGGTACGTCTGAGTGAGTGTATGGATGATTCAAGCATGGCTATATTGTGGGTGGTATCTGGGAAACAGACATATAGACATATTGAGTCAATGCTAACCTGTGTAGAAGCTGGGACATGTGAGGGGATGTCCCGGAGGCCTGTAGAGCCACACTCCACAGTCAGGCTGTAGCAGCGACATCCCACTGGACAGCCAACGGATGGGAGAGCGTGGAGAGATAATATCACGATAGCCAGAAGAGAGAAGGCCATCGCACCAATAGGACAGAGATcctagaaagagagacagacagattgagGAAAGAGAAATGGAGGTttaagcagtgtttcccaactccagtcctccagtatccctaacagtacacatttttgttaaagccacagacaaacacacctgattcaactcataaAGGGCTTGATGATAAGTTGACAAGTTGATTCAGGTGTGTTTGTCCAGGGCTTCAATAAAAATTGGTACTGTTGGGGGACTGGAGTTAGGACATTGGTTTAGAGAGGGCAGGGTAAAACTGGTTAAAGTAACAAAGAAATATATAATTTTGTTGACAATATCCCAATCTGGTCATTTGTATATGTTATTGTGAACTCAAAGGGGCCATACTTGCGAACATAAGCAACCATTTAAATGTAAACAGTTTCTCCGACTCAAAATATGTATCAGCCAATTAAAATCGTTGATTTACTTGCACGTGGCAGAATGCGAAACTGTAGCCAGTCCAGTCAGATAAAATGGCACGTTAGCCCTATGCTATGTGGTTACACTTACATTTAGCCTTACAACATTTTATAGGCTATGCATTATGATAATCATCCACTTTGTCACATGCGTTCTGAATTGAGCATCAAGGACCGGCAGTAAAAAAAAAGAATCCTCAACAAAAAAGCTTGATGCGAGGGGGGCCTCAAACCCATGGTTAAAGTGCACTATTGATTTAGAGTCAAAAAAATGTGTGCCACCTAAAAGCGATGTTGATAATAGTAGCCAACATGACTACTATTTGACAAATACATAAGGCTCTTCGTTTTTTTTAACGTTATATGATAAACTTACATAAAagtgtttatatttttttacataaaagCACATGTTCTTTTGctccccagtatctctacctgcacatcatcatctgcacacctatcactccagtattaatgctaaattgtaattatttcgcctctagggcctatttattgcctacctccctactcttctacatttgcacacactgtacatagatttttctatttttcttttctattgtgttattgactgtacgtttgtttatgtgtaactctgtgttgttgtttttgtcgcactgctttgctttatcttggccaggtcacagttgtaaatgagaacttgttctcaactggcctacctggttaaataaaggttaaataaaaaataaaataaataaataaacatggatGTGTGTGAAACAGATAAACGAAAACGTTGGATTTTGTCATATATAAAAATGTTGTATAAtgctagtagtagttagtagccTAGTCAAGGATGCATCAATGCAATATTTGCATACAACATTTTGTTACAGACCAATGGAACAAGAGTAATCCTTGAATTTGTTAGCTTAAAATGTCCCTCTAGTGGCCCGGGTTGACCTATTTTAAGAAATGCCATTGGTTGGTGGATATAAAGTCTAAGATCTTTGATAGGCTGATGGAGAATTTGTTCCAGGATATAATCACTGCCACCCGGTGAGGTTAGCAAAGGGCTAACTTGTGCCATGTTATCTGATGGGACCAGCTACAATTTAGTGTTCCGTCACATGCAAGTAAATCAACGATTTCAATTAGCTGATACGCATTTTGAGCGGAAAAACTGGGCCCCAAAATGTTCTGCCCTAGCGCATAAACAAAATGCAAGTGTCAGTACTCATGTTACATGCTGACAGAATACAGTGTCACGTAGAATCAGATCAGAAAAAAGGGCAGTTTATTACATGGCTGTTGCTTTCTATGATATTAATCCAGGTTGCTTCTGGGCTGACTTCACCAGACTGTCAAAAATAATAGTTGGTCTTTTTTAAATGACTACTCTATCAATTAATGTATTTTCTCTGCATCTTACATGTAAGGCATGCTATACTTGTATGTGGCTTCGGATGAtgactgtaaaaaaaaatgtcacaGAAACAAATTGGATGGAAATTAACTTTGTCTCACTTCAGTAGGCTAATGAAGGGCCACTTAATTTTCACAAACTGATTAGGAACGCTAAAACAATATTGAGGAGTCTTTATTAGGAAGATTCCATTGCCTGCCCTCCAAACATAAGCTGCTGCTGCAGGCAGCTGTGGAAGTACAGGCTTGTGTTGACAGATAAGCACAACATTTCCTTGGAGAAGATGAAGTCAATTCCAGACAGTGAGCATCTTCCTCTAATAAGCCTGACACCTAGCAAGGGCCTGGAGGCATTCAGCTGCGATGTAGCTCCAGGGGAATAGGCTATGCAGCATCCATGGTGGTATTGATATGTTTTGTAAAAGAAGCCTATCATGGCCATGCCTCTAAGATCTGATGCTCCTGACTTCATAGCACTGATTGCATATGAGAGGCCTTTTGGGGTTTGTAGCCTATTGTAACTGCAATAAGTCAGAGGATGAGAATATGCCAAAAATGAATCATAGCAAATATTCAGCAGATGATAATTATTTATATCTAGGCCTAGACAGATGGCTACACAACCACCGCTTACAACTAATTTATGAAAATATGAACACTAATAATGTTATTACTTGGCCTACTACTAATAAGTAATAACATATAATGAATAATAGTCATGCGTTGTTATATCATAATTACTCACACGATTCCTCTTATTTATATTGTGTAGGCTGATAATGTAGCCTACAACAATACGCTACCACAATAAATCAATATCTGATACAACCTACACTGTGATAAAAACGACTAAACATTAGAATACACACTGCCCAGTCCACAATATATCAccgttttttaaagaaaaagaGGCACCATCGATGGGCACATACCAGATAAGGATGTAGAGATGCGCTATACAATTACAATCGCCCAGATTTCGAATGGATCCGCACGGAAGAGCGCGTTATTATTTTGATGGGAATCACATATATATCGTATATATTGGTACGTTAAAATCATATTCTAACGGGATCTCCTCGGTAAAAGACACATCCGACGTTTTGAACACATTGTCCAAGGCTACTGTCGAGCCATTATTATGTCAGAGGGCCCCGCAAATAAATAGGCTAAAGAATAATAACCGATACGTGAAGGCTACAGTATACGGCCACACTCCAAAATAGAAGCTTCAAGCCGATAGACTAGTAATCCAAAAAATGCAAAATTATTTTGATGAATCAGGATTTCTCCTTTTTCTTTaacatcctatgttatcttgtcAACCTTCTTGCGCTCGTACGGTGTCATCCAATTCACTACGTTCCTCGTCTCTagcccctccctttctctctcaaatGGATCACATAACAGCGTTACAGTTGAATTGTTACACTTGCTTTGTTTCCTTCTTGCCTTTTGTTTTCTGTGATCTATTCCAGACTTTCCTATCAAATAAATAGCTTGGATACCACTTTCTATGCCTTGTTTCTAAATCACATACAAACGCGCGCAGGCATACAGCGTTTCTCAAACTCAGTACTCAGGACCCCCAAGGGGTGCaggtttttttttcttccctaacactacacagctgattcaaatgatcaaagactgatgattagttgattatttcaatcagctgtgtagtgctagggcaaaaaccaaaacgtgcaccccttggggtcccgaggacggagtttgggaaaccctgcaccATCCTTTCCCTTAGTCCTATGTTTCTTTCATTATGGTAACAGTGTCTTCATCACTAAAAGCTTAATCCACATTATTGCAACATAATAACAATATTACTATCTAATCCATTTTaatgaggaggggaaggaggagaaggaggattgTAACCATTAGGATTTAGGATAGTAGGTGGTAATCCATGACTGGATCCTTATATTCCTTCATGAGAGACAAATACAATGAGTGAGTAATGTGATCAGTGATATTAACTAGTTTAAATGCATGAGGTGTTTCTCAATATATGCCCATTTTGGGCCACAATGGGCTTATGTGACAAACACTGTGAGTTGGGATAAACACAACACAAATATCCCTGGATCCAAAGGCAAATTAGGTGGTGTCTTAGAGTTTCAGGATATTGAGACAAAAAGCAATTTTTAGGCATCCGAAAAATGTCCACTACTGTATAGGGGACTGGGGTCGCCTGCTGGTAAGACTGAGGAAGCTACCCAGATCAATAAAGGTGGTTGTGTTCTCGACAGGAGCGGAGCAACATGCAATGGAACACTGTGTTACTAGGACCTCTGCTGGCAGCTTCTTGCTTGTTCAGGGATGAACACTATTATATGATTTATAGTATATAATGTTCAATGTTTAATCCTAAAATTTTGGCAAATTATTTGAGAAATCACATTAAAGATACACATCTCGtccatgagtgtgcaaagctgtcctcaaggcaaatggtggctactttgaagaatctcaaatataaaatatgtttagattttttaacacttttttggttactacatgattccatatgtgttatttcacagttttgaagtcttcattattattctacaatgtagaaaataatagaaataaagaaaaacgcttgaatgagtaggtgtgtacaaacttttgactggtactgtatatcggaAGCGTCTATTACAAGTGGCGTATGTAATATAATCAATACAATGTAATATAATtaatattaattaattaattatttggttgaaatgatgtggaaataattttgattcaaccagtttttgcccagtgggatagGTCTGCTGCCGTATAGCAGCCTGAgatggaggaggtagaggaatGCGTTGTTGATAGGGAGATGGACAAAGTGAAAAGTGAGAGAAAAATAAAACCTAAATACATATTTCTGAAGTGTTTGAGAAGATTCACAAATCAAGTCTTTCCAGTCTTCTTTGACTGATTCCGATCTATGTCACCCGTGTGTAACTAGTGCATTTTTTGTTATTTCAAATTAAGGATTGAGATAGGCAAAGAGAAAACAGATGCACTTACATTCTGAATTGCCACTTCAAGAAATGCATCAGTTGAATGGGATGGAGCAAGAATGGATACCTTCAAACTACCAATCAAAGTCTGAATATCTAAAAGATATGCCATAAGTAGCTTTGCACGAGCGAACTGGAAAAGCTCAGAGGATCATGAGCCTAtcacctgtttctgtagagtgaggcaggcagcttgatgtacaaatacaccacctggacaggacgctagtctatcacagggccttACCTCCAATCTATCTCCTTAATGTTGAGTGTCAAGCATCAGGtcccatttttacagtctttAGTATGATTTGGTCGATTATCAAACCCAGTTTCCAACCTTCCAATCGCAGGGTGGGCACTCTAATCCCAAGGCCACTGAGTTGGTATGACATACTTTGAGTTAatggcagacatttttttctatttCACCCACTCCGCTTTGATGTTGGTGTCCTGTGATTTTAAGACACTTGACATTGAAACTCAGGCGTTTTTGGTGTTACCCAAGATAGGTATAAAACAAAATACTATGAATCACGTCATGTACACTGTAACTGTAATCAATGATTTCAAAAATAGGTATCAAGGGTTCTGACCTTCTGTGCAGGTATCTGCATAGTCGGGACAGCAGTCATTTTGAGTCTGACAAGACTCGTCACAGAAGCACCCTTTGAAGCAGTTCACGTTAGTGCCTTTACAGCACAGGGCCGGCTGCGCAGAACAATTTCCTTTAGGGAGATtggaaaaacacattttattgGAACAGGAAGGTTAAATGTAAAGCCTTGATGAAATGTAGAAAAAGGAGGAAGGGAAATGCtgttaaggtacacaatagtagattttggtagacagaagctgctcttggtaaaaggggtaaatcggtcatcaaaaagaaaggaggaccaagacacttcatataattaattaaaatgtatttatttgtatggcatgttcaatggaaacaaagtTTAAAAACTCTGACGTGTTTCGgttgcatggccttcgtcagggagtacaaagaaATTATAATACAATGTCCTCATTAGAACAGCTTTTTCCAATCATCCCTGatttgaagagggagtggttacagcATTAATTTGacaacacctagtaagcaatactatacacattaaaaagtTAAATACAGTAAATATGTCATAAAAAATGCAACTCCGAGCTCGAGGCATCAGAACCCCTAGAAAGATAGTTCCAACCTTGAATATAACTGGGCAAAGTGCCAAGAATCAGAGAGCCATCTATAACATAGTACCCTAAAGCACAGCAAACATGTACAACAagtctaaacatagctgagggGAATAGAGCAAAAATGGCCACTAGGTGACAGCAAATGGACCTATCACGACACTACAAGAAAGGTGAGAAATTCATATCttaatttaaaccagggtacttagtgccctgtagtttgtaaatccatatcttcatttaaaccagggtacttagtggcctgtagtttgtaaatccccaaactttccctttggtttagCTGTTTAaaagacggtccccttttctaattgaggccggaacatgatcaatacccatagcttgtagggaggcagggttgccatggtgttaggacttgtagtgccttgccatggggtagtgtTCATTGCCTACCCATATTGCGTACTTGTGTTCTACTAAGCGgtcttgaaggcgtctctttgtccgtccaatgtagaacaccttgcactgtggacattccaatctgtagatgacatgagtggttttaCAGTTAATGAAATTCTTGATGTGATACTCCATTTTAGAAGCAGTGATAACAAAAAACATTTTCTGTGCAATATTTCTGCAATGGTTGCATTTAAAAGAACCCTTGGGTTTGTGGTCTAGCCAAATTCTTTGAGAGTCACCAGGAAGATAGCTGTGaactaatttgtcatttagggtaggacatctcttaTAGCGTATGACTGGTGGCTCTGGGAAGACTTGGCGTAGTAGCGTATCACTTTTGATTATTCCCCAATTCTTTTTAATGAttcttttaatgttctctgcttcagtgctATATTTTGTAACAAAGTACACTCTCTCTGATGCACCACGTGGCATTCCCCTTTGCAACAAGTTCTCTCTCTCAAGTCATCCGGCTCTTATATACctgcatctttcaggacctgaGCACTGTAGCCCCGATTCAAGAAGCAATTTTCCAATTCAGCAGATTTGACACTGTAATCTGTTTCCTGATTGCAAATTCTGCAGACTTTGGAATTGGCCATATGGAATGTTCTCTTTAAGCCTTTTGGGGTGAAAACTGTCTTCCCTCAGAATGGTATTCCCATCTGTAGGCTTCCTAAAGATTAATGTGTGCAAACTACCTTTGACATCAGTAAAAATGACAATGtccaaaaaatgtatgttatcaTTTCTGTACtccatagttagtttgatgttagGGTTAATGCTGTTAAGGTATTGGTGGAAGGAAATACGTTCATCTTCTGAGCCGGACCAAAACAGGCAAACATCATCAATATAGCGTCCTCACCATATAATCCAGTCAAAGATCTGGGTTTTAGAAGGATCCAAAATGAAGTAATTTTCCCATTTACCTAAGTACAAACCAGCATAGGAAGGGCTTGTAGCAAGCTTCCATGGCACATCCTTCGACTTGTTTAAATATACAGTCCTGACAAAGATGTTAATATTAAGAGTCTATTCAGTCAGCGAGTCAATGAATTCTGTGGGAGGCATCTCACTCTCAGGCCAGGTACTCAAGAAATGGTGCATAGCTGCCAATCCTTCCTCAAGTTCAATGGTGGTGTATAGAGACTCCACATCCATGGTGACCAAAAAAGAAGCTGTACCTATATTGTTGAATTCCTTATTTTTGTTCAACACATCTGTGGTATCcccaagacggcgtagcagtgtagacgtctttgtcctgtcgtgtcccgtgtcccttgtatatatctttttacatctttttcttcgcatatcttttaaaaattctttcttaaacctcaacttctaaatactctcctgcaacccgcctcacccaatgtggcgtggatctgcttttttctaaagtatttctatttacttctgatctggaatccatctactgaagatagccagctaactgcctactagctatcagttagcaaaccattgctagcggtcatcagctaacctttagctcggaaagctctcgctagttcgaacaacgtgactaaaaccagagcataacggacctatttctctccatatccccggattcctaccgcaaactctgaacattttcatctggatcttcgtaactagctaaccacaatcccgggtgaccactcctggctagcgtttccatcccggagcaggcaccggagcaggcaccaattagcctgaagctaattggctagggctcctgtgctaccactgaagtccactcctgggctacaagacccggacccatttactgccggtacaaagcacggaaccccgcctatcctctatgactggaataccgacataatctgcccggggactccaacaggcccctcaggcgtgacgcccgctgaaggcccattctgctaacctactaggcctgttagctacctagagctacctggaaccctgctaattccacgactggtctatcgacgtcaccgcacgaagaggcaaaaacagacttcccccccatcgcgacgtcccccaaaggctaacttgcctgccccggtctgctaactgctagcttatcttgcagctagcgcagccaggaagctagcaccagttagcaaacacaattctacaattcacaacctctcgccatcgctatccggcttggattctctgtcgacacgaccacgtctggtttgcagacgtgccctcaaccggtgccctcaaccggcctccgtctgagcagaccccctccgtctgagcagaccacccccccgggctactaactttaaacgcgtgctagcttagtggaggcctcactactccatctacggctgccccctggacactatgatcaattggctacatagctgatgcctgcttgactgtccattaattcacggtactccattctgtttatttgtgttttatctgtcggctctgtgccttaactcaggatctgtgtgtagttaatccgaccctctctgcccagtcgtcgccatttttaccttctgttgctgtgttagctgactagctgctgttatctcacctgctgttttagctagctctcccaatcatgacctgcaatcactttatgccttattgtatgtctctctcaaatatcaatatgccttgcatactgttgttcaggctagttatcattgttttggtttgcaatggaccccgtagttccactctccgtacctctgatacctcctttgtcccaacccccacacatgcggtgacctcacccattgagaccagcatgtccagagatacaacctctcttatcatcacccagtgcctgggcttgcctccgctgtacccgtgccccaccataccctggtctgcacattatgcccagaatctattctaccacgcccataaatctgctccttttattccttgtccccaacgctctaggcgaccagttttgatagcctttatccgcaccctcatcctactactactctgttcctcgggtgatgtggaggtaaacccaggccctgcatgtccccagtcaccctcatttgttgacttctgtgatcgaaaaagccttggcctcatgcatgtcaacatcagaagcctcctccctaagtttgccttactcaccgctttagcacactctgccaaccctgatgtccttgccgtgtctgaatcctggcttaggaaggccaccaaaaactctgagatttccataccctactataacactttccgtcaagatagaactgccaaagggggaggagttgcaatctactgcagagatagcctgcaaagttctgtcatactttccaagtctatgcccaaacagttcgaacttctaattttaaaaattaatctctccagaaataagtctctcactgttgccgcctgctaccgacccccctcagctcccagctgtgccctggacaccatctgtgatcATCTGTGAccttctgttaggtgacctaaactgggatatgcttaacaccccggcagtcctaca
It encodes the following:
- the LOC129810599 gene encoding leucine-rich repeat-containing protein 24-like yields the protein MAFSLLAIVILSLHALPSVGCPVGCRCYSLTVECGSTGLRDIPSHVPASTQTIFLQDNAIGQIRLSDLSQLGRLHYLYLQNNSISALEPGAFQSQGQLLELALNGNRIHLVTADMFRGLDHLRILYLAGNDITRLQDYTFRGLQRLQELHLQQNSIEMLGDQALVGLSSLALLDLSRNNLHTIGPATLRPLVSLQVLRVTDNPWRCDCALHWLRSWIDEEGQRLLSSAERRLVCSEPPRLSHLSLVQVPLNSLVCIPPLVQLEPRRLAVRLGESLRVSCHASGYPRPQVTWKKASQGKVQLSPRGLVQDLGGVGTVGAEDAIHPAAGRVRLQKEDGERFDPDTGSGMLFLSNVTVAHAGLYECEAWNAGGVARVTFQLAINSSSSSSWSPASYAPSWPRLRSNRPTSSDVSREPLYALGSMAFSALGAATQTAIAIGISLLALTALLLVAMIYSRQHHRQKDTDDKEESILYVNDYSDGPTTFAQLEEYRDERGHEMYVLNRAKPVLPPSTTATTTTLGYQQQEALSPTKPQIEPDIRTMRRMAGEGGEAEPVTAESEGLFLNHTGLFLDSQIAYEIHC